The DNA segment GGGCGCGCGATCCTTCTTTCAGGGTCGTTCAGAAGCTCTATCCACTGAGCGAGCCACCCGGAAGTACGCGCTATCGCGAACAGAACTGTAAACATCTCAACCGGTATTCCCATGCTCTGATAAATCAGGCCTGAATAGAAATCCACGTTCGGATACAGTTTCCGCTGCACGAAATAATCGTCCTCAAGCGCGATTCTCTCGAGCTCCAGAGCGATGTCCAGGAGCGGGTTCTTGCCCTTGACCTCGAAAACGTCGTATGCGACTTCTTTTATTATCTTGGCCCTCGGATCGTAGGATTTATAGACACGGTGACCGAATCCCATAAGCCTGAATTCACCGGCTTTCGCCCTCTTTATATATTCGGGGATTCTATCGACCGAGCCTATCTCCCTGAGCATCTGTAAAACGCCCTCGTTGGCTCCGCCGTGAAGCGGCCCGTAAAGCGCAGCGATAGCTGCTGCGGTCGCAGAATACGGGTCGGGATGCGAGCTCCCTACGTTACGCATGGCGCTTGCGCTGCAGTTCTGCTCGTGGTCGGCATGGAGTATGAACAATACATCAACGGCCCTTTCAATTACAGGGTCCGGCTTGTACTTGAGCTCGGTCATTTTAAAGAGCATATTGAGGAAGTTCCCCGCGTAGCTCAGATCATTATCGGGATACGCGTAGGGCATCCCCTTTGTGTGACGGTACGCGAACGCCGCCATGGTAGGCATCTTCGCTATTAATCTGTGAACCTGAATGTCGCGAACTTCCTCGTTGAAAATATCCTTGGCTTCCGGATAAAAAGTCGAAAGAGCGCCCACGGTTCCGAGCAGCATACCCATCGGGTGGGCGTCGTAGCGGAACCCGTCCATAAATTTCTTTATATTTTCGTGTATGATCGTATGGTGCAGTATGTTGTACATCCACTCGTCGTATTGTGATTTCGTAGGCAGCTCTCCGAATAGAAGCAGATAAGCCACTTCAAGGTAATTGCTCTTCTCGGCAAGCTCTTCGATAGGATAGCCCCTGTACATGAGAACGCCGTTATCTCCGTCTATGTACGTGACGCGGCTCGTACACGCGGCGGTGTTACTCATGGCCGGGTCATAGCTCATCATCCCGAAATCGTCATCCTTAACCTTAATCTGACGCAGATCCATAGCCTTGATCGTATCGTTTTCTATCGGAACTTCGTAAGACTTCCCAGTCCTGTTGTCAGTAATGCTTAATGTATCCTTTGCCACTTCAATTCCTCCTTGTACGCTGTTGTTTCACACAAATTGTTTTAAATTTGCCTTATTGTCAATTCAATTTTAACGGAGTTTTGCTCGAACTGCGAAGCGTCTGCGAACAAGTAAATTTACCTTAACACGAAAATTTTTCAATATTAACAAAAAATTTCGGGTAACCCCGGATAAGGCTTTGTTTCCCGGTTAATGAAAAAATCGTTGACAGGCGCGGAGCCCCCTATCGTAAACCGGAAAGGCTATGCCAATTTGATCGGCACGGGTGTGATGCATCCGACAAATATCAAAAGTGAAATGAACCCCAGCAGCCTTCTTCTGCCGCCGAGTTCAGCCTCTTCATGTATTGTAGGCGGGTGTTTGGTTCCCATCAGTGTTAGGAGAACCGCCCAGAGAATCCAGCCGGGCCAGCCTTCAAACGCAGGAACCTGGCTCATGAATGACGGGGCACCGCTTCCGGCATATCTGTCCGCGAGTATTATCAGCGGCTCGGTTCCAATCCCGAATACTACTAATAACGTGATCATGGATATAGAGATTATTCGGTGGTATTTCCTGGAAAAAAGCGCATAGACTATATGGCCTCCGTCCAGCTGTCCGGACGGTATCAGGTTAAGAGCGGTAACGAATAAACCGACCCAGCCCGCAAACGCGACAGGGTGAAGGAACAAATCCTTGCCCTCGGGGAGCTTCCCGAAAAGCATATCCGAGAAAAATGTAAATATAAGCGGAGAACCGAGTAACAAC comes from the Deltaproteobacteria bacterium genome and includes:
- a CDS encoding site-2 protease family protein — its product is MRFKKIHIILFLLTVGTTFITGLSFGGTIVSAVSFSASLLFILGAHEMGHYMYGRKYGVQITPPYFIPAPPFISPIGTFGAFIKIKSPISSKKALFDIGIAGPLAGIAASIPVLILGIKLSSVVDLSGEGGEGLLLGSPLIFTFFSDMLFGKLPEGKDLFLHPVAFAGWVGLFVTALNLIPSGQLDGGHIVYALFSRKYHRIISISMITLLVVFGIGTEPLIILADRYAGSGAPSFMSQVPAFEGWPGWILWAVLLTLMGTKHPPTIHEEAELGGRRRLLGFISLLIFVGCITPVPIKLA
- a CDS encoding citrate synthase, which translates into the protein MAKDTLSITDNRTGKSYEVPIENDTIKAMDLRQIKVKDDDFGMMSYDPAMSNTAACTSRVTYIDGDNGVLMYRGYPIEELAEKSNYLEVAYLLLFGELPTKSQYDEWMYNILHHTIIHENIKKFMDGFRYDAHPMGMLLGTVGALSTFYPEAKDIFNEEVRDIQVHRLIAKMPTMAAFAYRHTKGMPYAYPDNDLSYAGNFLNMLFKMTELKYKPDPVIERAVDVLFILHADHEQNCSASAMRNVGSSHPDPYSATAAAIAALYGPLHGGANEGVLQMLREIGSVDRIPEYIKRAKAGEFRLMGFGHRVYKSYDPRAKIIKEVAYDVFEVKGKNPLLDIALELERIALEDDYFVQRKLYPNVDFYSGLIYQSMGIPVEMFTVLFAIARTSGWLAQWIELLNDPERRIARPRQVYLGEMNREYVPMVERGKKKKKK